A window of Phycisphaerales bacterium contains these coding sequences:
- a CDS encoding FAD-dependent oxidoreductase → MTKHATVGPDERIVIIGAGPTGLGAGYRLKELGHTNFAIYDRHPYVGGLSHSFTDDKGFTWDIGGHVMFSHYTYYDQCFEKLMGSDFTLNNRESWVRMFDRWVPYPFQNNVRYLPKEAAFECIAGLIKAQGGKGKVPSPAAARNFGEFIDAVFGEGIAKHFMRPYNFKVWAYPPEMMNKQWIGERVAVIDVERALKNVMLGLDDFGWGPNNQFKFPLKGGTGEFYRRFGPVLGLTEDGRETQRSHIKLSRTVVSIDVDARVVTFNTGEQVPYDTLISTMPLDVLCREVLVGNVPDSIRAAAGRLLHSGGHMVGIGIKRPCPSTKSWMYFPEANCPFYRVTYLSNYSPFMTPDKDRYYSLLCETSTSDVKPVDASRIVEDTIEGLINAGLITREETKDIVSTWHYYADYSYPTPSVERDEVLSVLIPWLEARGIYSRGRFGMWKYEVANTDHTLMQGVECVNRLLLGEPETTIGVVYKVTEDGRQAAVHERPAHAGSGEKRIRPSVAHAEAKPEAVLIEAKVGDLAAGPIGEEEVGIGEGS, encoded by the coding sequence TTGACTAAGCATGCGACCGTCGGGCCGGATGAGCGGATCGTGATCATCGGCGCGGGGCCTACGGGCCTGGGCGCCGGGTACCGCCTGAAGGAGCTCGGCCACACGAACTTCGCGATCTACGACCGCCACCCCTACGTAGGCGGGCTGTCGCACAGCTTCACCGACGACAAGGGCTTCACGTGGGACATCGGCGGGCACGTGATGTTCTCGCACTACACGTACTACGACCAGTGCTTCGAGAAGCTGATGGGGAGCGACTTCACCCTGAACAACCGCGAGAGCTGGGTGCGGATGTTCGACCGGTGGGTGCCGTACCCCTTCCAGAACAACGTGCGCTACCTGCCCAAGGAGGCGGCGTTTGAGTGCATCGCCGGGCTGATCAAAGCCCAGGGCGGCAAGGGGAAGGTCCCGAGCCCCGCGGCGGCCCGCAACTTCGGCGAGTTCATCGACGCGGTGTTCGGCGAGGGGATCGCCAAGCACTTCATGCGCCCGTACAACTTCAAGGTCTGGGCGTACCCGCCCGAGATGATGAACAAGCAGTGGATCGGCGAGCGGGTCGCGGTGATCGACGTGGAGCGGGCGCTCAAGAACGTAATGCTGGGGCTGGATGACTTCGGCTGGGGCCCCAACAACCAGTTCAAGTTCCCCTTGAAGGGCGGCACGGGCGAGTTCTACCGCCGGTTCGGGCCGGTGCTGGGGCTGACCGAGGACGGGCGGGAGACGCAGCGGTCGCACATCAAGCTGAGCCGCACGGTGGTGAGCATCGATGTGGATGCGCGGGTGGTGACGTTTAACACGGGGGAGCAGGTTCCCTACGACACGCTCATCAGCACCATGCCACTGGACGTGCTGTGCCGCGAGGTGCTGGTGGGGAACGTTCCCGATTCGATCCGCGCGGCGGCAGGCAGGCTGCTGCACAGCGGCGGGCACATGGTGGGCATCGGCATCAAGCGGCCGTGCCCGAGCACCAAGAGCTGGATGTACTTCCCCGAGGCCAACTGCCCCTTCTACCGGGTGACGTACCTCTCGAACTACTCGCCCTTCATGACGCCGGACAAGGACCGGTACTACTCGCTGCTGTGCGAGACGAGCACGAGCGACGTGAAGCCGGTGGACGCCTCCCGCATCGTGGAGGACACGATCGAGGGGTTGATCAACGCCGGGCTGATCACGCGCGAGGAGACCAAGGACATCGTCTCGACGTGGCACTACTACGCGGACTACTCGTACCCGACGCCGAGTGTGGAGCGCGATGAGGTGCTGAGCGTCCTGATTCCCTGGCTGGAGGCGCGGGGGATCTACTCGCGCGGGCGGTTCGGGATGTGGAAGTACGAGGTGGCGAACACCGACCACACACTCATGCAGGGCGTGGAGTGCGTGAACCGGCTGCTGCTGGGAGAGCCGGAGACCACCATCGGCGTGGTGTACAAGGTGACCGAGGACGGGCGTCAGGCGGCCGTGCACGAGCGCCCGGCGCACGCGGGTTCGGGCGAGAAGCGGATCAGGCCGTCCGTTGCGCACGCGGAAGCGAAGCCCGAAGCGGTGCTGATCGAAGCGAAAGTCGGCGATCTCGCGGCGGGGCCGATCGGCGAGGAAGAGGTCGGGATCGGCGAGGGCTCGTGA
- a CDS encoding RsmD family RNA methyltransferase, with amino-acid sequence MRIIAGEFRSRRLLTPPDDSITRPIPDRVKESLFGLLRGHCEGASVFDGFAGTGAIGLEALSRGASRCVFVEQDKSIGQLLSKNIETLGVKDRAELVIGDALGPGALARAPRPLTLAFLDPPYPLVQEAVGFKRTMAQVQKMVDLLTLDGFVVLRTPWPLKHKQGSPAPVAPPVTKKGKGRFDRRAWEREVLEPRSTPGRAAHGLTARDEALEELAEASPTVAKASWIDVDLHLPNAQGPETHVYHNMAVHLYMRKA; translated from the coding sequence ATGCGCATCATCGCTGGCGAGTTCCGTTCCAGGCGGTTGCTGACCCCGCCGGATGATTCGATCACACGCCCCATCCCCGACCGGGTGAAGGAGTCGCTGTTCGGCCTTCTGCGGGGGCACTGCGAGGGGGCGTCGGTGTTCGATGGCTTTGCGGGGACGGGGGCGATCGGGCTGGAGGCCCTGAGCCGCGGGGCCTCGCGGTGCGTGTTCGTGGAGCAGGACAAGTCCATCGGGCAACTGCTCTCAAAGAACATCGAGACGCTGGGCGTGAAGGATCGGGCGGAGCTGGTGATCGGCGACGCGCTTGGCCCGGGGGCCCTGGCGCGGGCGCCGCGCCCACTGACGCTGGCGTTCCTCGACCCGCCCTACCCGCTGGTGCAGGAGGCGGTGGGGTTCAAGCGGACGATGGCGCAGGTGCAGAAGATGGTGGACCTGCTGACCCTGGACGGCTTCGTGGTGCTGCGCACGCCGTGGCCCCTCAAGCACAAGCAGGGCTCGCCCGCGCCCGTGGCCCCGCCGGTGACCAAGAAAGGCAAGGGCCGCTTCGATCGGCGAGCCTGGGAGCGCGAGGTGCTTGAACCCCGGAGCACTCCCGGGCGGGCGGCCCATGGTCTGACCGCTCGCGACGAGGCGCTCGAGGAGCTGGCGGAGGCATCGCCGACGGTGGCAAAGGCGTCGTGGATCGACGTGGACCTGCACCTGCCCAACGCGCAGGGGCCGGAGACCCACGTATACCACAACATGGCGGTGCACCTGTATATGCGGAAGGCCTAG